In Vitis vinifera cultivar Pinot Noir 40024 chromosome 11, ASM3070453v1, a genomic segment contains:
- the LOC100267215 gene encoding cytochrome P450 CYP73A100 — protein sequence MAHLLNKPLFFTLVTIILLSSTRLLASYLPISPNIARFLPLAPLILYLFYSISKRSASLPPGPLSIPIFGNWLQVGNDLNHQLLASMAQKYGPVFLLKLGSKNLTVVSDPELASQVLHTQGVEFGSRPRNVVFDIFTGNGQDMVFTVYGDHWRKMRRIMTLPFFTNKVVHQYSEMWEEEMDLVVDDLRNKESVKTEGLVIRKRLQLMLYNIMYRMMFDAKFESQEDPLFIQATRFNSERSRLAQSFDYNYGDFIPLLRPFLRGYLNKCRELQSSRLAFFNNYYVEKRREIMAANGEKHKIRCAIDHIIDAQHKGEISEENVLYIVENINVAAIETTLWSMEWAIAELVNHPHVQSKIRDEITTVLQGGAVTESNLHQLPYLQATVKETLRLHSPIPLLVPHMNLEEAKLGGYTIPKESKVVVNAWWLANNPEWWKNPEEFRPERFLQEESATDAVAGGKADFRFLPFGVGRRSCPGIILALPILALVIGKMVMNFEMRPPIGVEKIDVSEKGGQFSLHIANHSTVAFTPITA from the exons ATGGCCCATCTTCTCAATAAGCCCTTATTTTTCACTCTTGTTACAATCATTCTCCTCTCATCCACTAGGTTGTTGGCCTCCTACTTGCCCATTTCTCCCAATATAGCACGTTTTCTCCCTTTGGCTCCTCTAATTCTGTACCTTTTCTACTCAATTTCCAAGCGCTCCGCCTCCCTCCCTCCAGGGCCTCTCTCCATACCCATATTTGGCAATTGGCTCCAAGTTGGGAATGACCTGAATCACCAGCTATTGGCCTCCATGGCACAGAAGTATGGTCCGGTCTTCCTACTGAAACTTGGGTCAAAAAACTTGACAGTGGTGTCGGATCCCGAGCTGGCTAGCCAGGTGCTGCACACACAAGGTGTGGAGTTTGGATCCCGGCCGCGGAATGTGGTGTTTGATATCTTCACGGGGAACGGGCAGGACATGGTGTTCACCGTCTACGGCGACCACTGGCGGAAAATGCGTCGGATTATGACTCTTCCATTCTTCACTAACAAGGTGGTGCACCAATACAGTGAAATGTGGGAGGAGGAAATGGATCTAGTGGTCGATGACCTGAGGAACAAGGAGAGTGTGAAGACTGAAGGCCTGGTTATCAGGAAGCGTCTGCAGTTGATGCTGTACAATATCATGTACCGGATGATGTTCGATGCCAAGTTTGAGTCTCAAGAGGATCCGCTGTTCATCCAGGCCACGCGGTTTAACTCTGAAAGAAGCCGGTTGGCCCAGAGTTTTGATTACAACTATGGAGACTTCATTCCTCTGCTTAGGCCATTTTTGAGAGGTTACTTGAACAAGTGCAGGGAGCTGCAAAGCAGTAGGCTTGCATTTTTCAACAATTACTATGTTGAGAAAAGAAG GGAAATAATGGCTGCTAATGGAGAGAAACACAAGATCAGGTGTGccattgatcacataatagatGCTCAACACAAGGGAGAAATCAGTGAAGAAAATGTGCTCTACATTGTGGAGAACATAAATGTTGCAGCTATAGAGACTACTCTGTGGTCCATGGAATGGGCCATTGCTGAACTGGTTAACCATCCACATGTCCAATCCAAGATTCGGGATGAAATCACCACCGTCCTCCAGGGGGGTGCAGTCACTGAATCCAACCTCCACCAACTTCCATACCTACAGGCCACAGTGAAAGAGACCCTCAGGTTACACTCACCAATTCCCCTCCTCGTACCCCATATGAACCTTGAAGAAGCTAAGCTAGGCGGTTATACCATCCCTAAAGAGTCCAAGGTGGTGGTTAATGCCTGGTGGCTGGCCAACAACCCCGAATGGTGGAAGAATCCTGAGGAGTTCCGCCCAGAGCGCTTCCTGCAAGAGGAGTCTGCCACAGACGCTGTAGCAGGTGGGAAGGCCGATTTTCGCTTCTTGCCATTTGGGGTGGGTAGGCGGAGTTGCCCTGGGATCATACTCGCGCTCCCCATCCTAGCCCTTGTGATCGGCAAAATGGTCATGAACTTTGAAATGAGGCCTCCAATTGGGGTGGAGAAGATTGACGTGTCCGAAAAAGGAGGCCAGTTTAGCCTGCACATCGCCAACCATTCTACAGTCGCGTTCACTCCAATCACCGCATAG